A single region of the Planctomycetota bacterium genome encodes:
- a CDS encoding decaprenyl-phosphate phosphoribosyltransferase → MLIPIIESLRPKQWLKNLFVFAALAFSRNFTEMPLLLKTLEASVVFCLLSSACYIINDILDAKADRLHPIKSRRPIASGRLPILPALIVATILLAVSLGWAAKLSLPINNQTGLPFFHIVMAYALLQILYSLALKKVIILDALVIATGFVLRMVAGAVAINIAISSWLYICTISLSLFIAFSKRRAEMTVMETPESHRPVLGEYSPYLLDQMISSLTASTIMAYTLYTLAEETVAKLGSQNMLLTIPFVVYGIFRYLYLVHHKQQGGEPENIILADKPLLIDILAWVTVVIIILY, encoded by the coding sequence ATGCTTATCCCGATTATTGAATCGCTCCGGCCCAAGCAATGGCTGAAGAACCTGTTCGTCTTTGCCGCCCTGGCCTTCTCGCGTAATTTCACCGAGATGCCTTTGCTGCTGAAAACCCTGGAGGCCTCCGTAGTCTTCTGCCTGTTAAGCAGCGCCTGCTATATCATCAACGACATTCTGGATGCCAAGGCTGACCGGCTTCACCCCATCAAGTCCCGGCGCCCGATTGCCTCAGGCCGGCTGCCCATCCTGCCCGCCCTGATTGTGGCCACCATATTATTGGCCGTCTCGCTGGGCTGGGCCGCAAAATTATCCCTGCCCATCAATAACCAGACCGGTCTGCCGTTCTTCCATATCGTCATGGCGTATGCGCTATTGCAGATATTGTATTCGCTGGCCCTGAAGAAAGTCATCATCCTGGATGCGCTGGTGATTGCCACCGGATTCGTCCTGCGGATGGTGGCCGGGGCTGTAGCTATCAATATCGCCATCTCCAGCTGGCTCTATATCTGCACCATTTCGCTGTCACTGTTCATCGCCTTCTCCAAGCGCCGGGCTGAGATGACCGTAATGGAGACACCTGAAAGCCACCGTCCGGTCTTGGGTGAGTATTCGCCCTATCTGTTGGACCAGATGATTTCGTCCTTGACTGCCTCAACCATTATGGCCTATACGCTCTATACCCTGGCCGAGGAGACGGTCGCCAAACTCGGCTCCCAAAATATGCTCCTGACCATCCCCTTTGTAGTCTACGGAATCTTCCGGTATCTGTATTTAGTACATCATAAGCAGCAAGGAGGAGAACCAGAGAATATCATCCTGGCGGACAAGCCTCTGCTGATTGATATATTAGCGTGGGTAACGGTGGTGATAATAATTTTGTATTAG
- a CDS encoding DUF362 domain-containing protein — translation MRSKIAVLKTTPATVLDDYRKLMRLADYKNTLSPDQDTIIKLNLSWTRYFPACSSQPWQLAGVVQTLLADGFARERLFPLENKTVVTDPIKGAQNNRWLPVLDKYNLAFTPLTEVKWVKYQFKHNLLMLDKIFPDGIEIPEMFIGKNIIHLPTVKTHGHTVTTGAIKNSFGGLLKEARHYAHKHIHEVLVDLMIMQQELHPGIFSVMDGTVCGDGAGPRTMVPVIKDYILAGADSVALDAVAAKMMGFDPLKIDYLRICNEMGLGNAEMKNIEIVGADISGVDFGFRTRKSLVIWGDQLLRQGGLKTIGKIALHPALMGWAPLASNLYHDFLWYPLIGKHRISKFMETEWGKLFREY, via the coding sequence ATGCGTTCTAAAATAGCAGTTCTTAAGACCACGCCAGCCACGGTGCTGGATGATTACCGGAAACTGATGCGCCTGGCGGACTACAAAAACACCCTGTCACCGGACCAGGACACGATTATCAAACTCAATCTCTCCTGGACCCGTTATTTCCCGGCCTGTTCCTCGCAACCCTGGCAACTGGCTGGCGTGGTCCAGACCCTGCTGGCGGACGGCTTTGCCCGCGAGCGCCTGTTCCCGCTGGAGAATAAGACCGTGGTAACCGACCCGATTAAGGGCGCGCAGAATAACCGCTGGCTACCAGTACTGGATAAATACAACCTGGCCTTCACGCCGTTGACGGAGGTTAAGTGGGTCAAATACCAGTTCAAACATAATCTCCTGATGCTGGATAAGATATTCCCGGATGGCATTGAGATTCCGGAGATGTTTATCGGGAAGAACATCATCCATCTGCCGACCGTCAAGACGCACGGGCATACGGTCACGACCGGCGCTATCAAGAACTCCTTCGGCGGCCTGCTGAAAGAGGCGCGCCACTATGCCCACAAACATATCCATGAGGTGCTGGTGGATTTGATGATAATGCAGCAGGAACTGCATCCCGGTATATTCAGCGTGATGGACGGCACGGTCTGCGGAGACGGGGCCGGTCCGCGCACCATGGTGCCGGTCATCAAGGACTACATCCTGGCCGGCGCTGATTCGGTGGCGCTGGATGCCGTGGCCGCTAAGATGATGGGCTTTGACCCGCTCAAGATAGATTACCTCCGAATCTGCAACGAGATGGGACTGGGCAATGCCGAGATGAAGAACATCGAGATAGTCGGCGCGGATATCTCTGGCGTGGATTTCGGATTCCGGACCAGGAAGAGTTTGGTCATCTGGGGCGACCAGCTGCTGCGCCAGGGCGGGCTAAAGACCATCGGCAAGATTGCTTTGCATCCGGCGCTGATGGGCTGGGCGCCGCTGGCCTCTAATCTCTATCACGATTTCCTCTGGTATCCGCTGATAGGTAAACACAGAATCAGTAAATTTATGGAAACGGAATGGGGGAAACTGTTCCGGGAATATTAG
- the murJ gene encoding murein biosynthesis integral membrane protein MurJ gives MKKSILGSAGLISACILLSRILGFLRDVLCTGFFGPVWDAFIFAFQIPNLFRRLFGEGALSAAFIPTLSSYINQKPFSEVVRLINVIITMLFGFLALIAGLVILTTFVIPFITPSLVQPTKVFSPVFLKLLRIMIPYMPLICLVALLQAVLNSFKHFLMPALASVVLNICWIGGFIIAGQINTSDENKVAIIAWAILAGGILEVLIQLPPLFKRNIIYRPAVDFRHPGLKEILRLMGPVVIGLAVFQVNLFIDNLIAYALIPEKGAVSALYYGNRLMQFPFALIGISLATAVFPFLAEYVARNDISGMFKELNKALRIALFVGFPASVGLMVLAEPVIHWSFYSLPSALFHIKSFSLDAVSRTTFVLIFYSIGIWSYGAVQITNRAFYSLKDMVTPVKVGIYMVITNFILNIILVFPFRESGIALATTVSSILNLVILLYILGRKSRTIAPEAGGILSAFMKSLILPLFCSLLMGMVCYLGFRYLPPAPNLLWETVRVLGLVVLGIGSYLGFSKIFQPHLMTEVIHPKKTS, from the coding sequence ATGAAAAAGAGCATTCTTGGTTCGGCCGGTCTTATCAGCGCCTGTATCCTGTTGAGCCGGATTCTGGGATTCCTGCGCGATGTGCTCTGCACCGGCTTCTTCGGCCCGGTCTGGGACGCCTTCATCTTTGCTTTCCAGATTCCCAATCTCTTCCGCCGGCTGTTTGGCGAGGGCGCGCTCTCGGCCGCGTTCATACCCACCCTGTCATCCTACATCAACCAAAAACCGTTTTCCGAGGTAGTGCGGTTGATCAATGTTATTATCACCATGCTCTTCGGGTTCCTGGCCCTGATTGCCGGGCTGGTCATATTAACCACCTTTGTTATCCCGTTTATCACGCCTTCGCTGGTTCAGCCGACCAAGGTATTTTCACCGGTATTCCTGAAATTACTGCGCATAATGATTCCCTATATGCCGCTGATCTGCCTGGTGGCGCTGCTCCAGGCTGTCCTGAATTCGTTCAAGCACTTCCTGATGCCGGCCCTGGCCTCGGTGGTCCTGAATATCTGCTGGATCGGCGGGTTTATCATAGCCGGGCAGATCAATACCAGCGATGAGAATAAGGTGGCGATTATTGCCTGGGCTATCCTGGCCGGCGGCATCCTTGAGGTGTTGATTCAACTGCCGCCGCTGTTCAAGCGTAATATCATCTACCGGCCGGCCGTAGATTTCCGGCATCCGGGCCTAAAGGAAATCCTGCGCCTGATGGGACCGGTCGTAATCGGTCTGGCGGTGTTCCAGGTCAACCTTTTTATAGATAACCTGATTGCTTACGCGCTGATTCCGGAAAAAGGCGCGGTTTCGGCGCTCTATTACGGCAACCGGCTGATGCAATTCCCCTTTGCCTTAATCGGCATCTCGCTGGCCACCGCGGTCTTTCCGTTCCTGGCCGAGTATGTGGCCAGGAACGACATCAGCGGGATGTTCAAGGAGCTGAACAAGGCGCTCAGGATTGCCCTGTTCGTGGGGTTTCCGGCTTCAGTCGGCCTGATGGTCCTGGCCGAGCCGGTTATCCACTGGTCTTTTTATTCGCTGCCGTCCGCGTTGTTTCATATCAAGTCCTTTTCCTTGGACGCGGTGTCCCGGACCACCTTTGTCCTGATATTCTACTCCATCGGCATCTGGTCTTATGGCGCGGTCCAGATTACCAACCGGGCCTTCTATTCCCTGAAGGATATGGTCACGCCGGTCAAGGTCGGGATTTATATGGTTATCACCAACTTCATTCTCAATATCATTCTGGTCTTCCCGTTCAGGGAAAGCGGCATCGCCCTGGCCACCACGGTTTCATCCATCCTGAATCTGGTGATACTGCTTTATATCCTGGGGCGGAAAAGCCGGACGATTGCTCCGGAAGCCGGTGGAATATTAAGCGCGTTTATGAAAAGCCTGATTCTGCCGCTCTTCTGCAGTTTGCTGATGGGCATGGTGTGTTACCTGGGATTCAGGTATCTGCCTCCGGCGCCGAATCTTTTGTGGGAGACCGTCCGGGTCCTCGGCCTGGTCGTGTTAGGCATCGGTTCATACCTGGGGTTTTCCAAGATATTCCAGCCACATTTAATGACTGAGGTTATTCACCCCAAGAAGACATCGTAA
- the der gene encoding ribosome biogenesis GTPase Der, protein MHNIVAIVGRPNVGKSTLFNALTRRRVAIVDAIAGTTRDRISAEVTRNNLTVELIDTGGFEPNSQQALWAEIRQQINAALDSADLIIFLADIRTGVTDLDLEISKTLHRQTKPVFLCINKADTMQLEARLGEFRKLGWGEPLAVSALQKRGLDELWEKLRGYTPETPKVYTDGAEAPECARPAPHDALKIAIAGKRNVGKSTLVNNLAQEERTIVSPIPGTTRDAIDVLFEKDGQKFIAIDTAGVLKKKKLKDAVEIYSQQRTDSAIQRADVVLFMLDARDKISEVDKKIAHSIVENYKPCIIAVNKWDLVKDRKSGEYQEYLDGVLPALSFAPIVFISAKTGFNVDSIVQMSRELYQQAGIKIPTPGLNKVAEKIKSLLPVAHRGAPIPKIYYVAQTGSFPPTITLMINNSALFSKQAIRYIQQQLRKELSISEVPIKVLLKNKSRKK, encoded by the coding sequence ATGCATAATATCGTCGCAATCGTCGGCCGGCCCAATGTCGGCAAATCCACTCTCTTTAACGCCCTGACCCGGCGCCGGGTGGCCATCGTGGACGCCATTGCCGGCACCACCCGGGACCGCATCTCGGCCGAGGTCACCCGGAATAATCTCACCGTGGAATTGATTGACACGGGCGGATTCGAACCCAACTCGCAACAGGCGCTCTGGGCCGAGATTCGCCAGCAGATAAATGCCGCCCTGGATTCCGCCGACCTGATTATCTTCCTGGCCGATATCCGGACCGGAGTGACCGACCTGGACCTGGAAATCAGCAAGACCCTGCACCGCCAGACCAAGCCCGTGTTCCTGTGCATCAACAAGGCCGATACCATGCAATTGGAGGCCAGGCTCGGGGAATTCCGCAAGCTCGGTTGGGGCGAACCCCTGGCCGTCTCAGCCCTGCAGAAACGGGGCCTGGACGAGCTCTGGGAAAAACTAAGGGGTTATACGCCTGAAACGCCCAAAGTTTACACTGATGGCGCCGAGGCGCCAGAATGTGCAAGACCCGCGCCGCACGACGCCTTGAAAATCGCCATTGCCGGCAAGCGCAACGTGGGCAAATCCACCCTGGTCAATAACCTGGCCCAGGAGGAACGCACCATTGTCAGCCCGATTCCCGGCACCACCCGGGACGCTATTGACGTCCTGTTCGAAAAGGACGGACAGAAATTTATCGCCATCGACACAGCCGGCGTCCTGAAAAAGAAGAAACTCAAAGATGCGGTGGAAATCTACAGCCAGCAACGGACCGACTCGGCCATCCAGCGGGCCGACGTGGTGCTCTTTATGCTGGACGCCCGCGATAAAATCTCAGAGGTGGATAAGAAAATCGCCCATTCCATCGTGGAAAATTACAAGCCCTGCATTATCGCGGTCAATAAATGGGACCTGGTAAAAGACCGGAAATCAGGCGAATACCAGGAATACCTGGACGGGGTGCTGCCGGCGCTGTCGTTCGCGCCGATTGTCTTCATCTCGGCCAAGACCGGATTTAATGTTGACTCCATCGTCCAGATGAGCCGGGAACTCTACCAACAGGCCGGCATAAAAATCCCGACTCCGGGCCTGAACAAGGTGGCCGAGAAGATAAAGTCGCTTCTGCCGGTGGCGCACCGGGGCGCCCCGATTCCCAAGATATACTATGTGGCCCAGACCGGCTCATTCCCGCCCACTATTACCCTGATGATAAACAACAGCGCCCTGTTCAGCAAGCAGGCTATCCGCTATATCCAGCAGCAATTGCGCAAGGAACTATCCATCAGCGAAGTGCCGATCAAGGTCCTGCTCAAGAATAAGAGCCGGAAAAAATAG
- a CDS encoding HD domain-containing protein has product MDKCNIDRAVSSTIRIDKLTMLLQVSSALMREKDIDRLLKLIIENATVILGAERSSIFLMDYDTNELYTKVAQLKEASEIRFPADKGIAGYAVKNSSLVNIPDAYKDARFNPAVDKQTGFKTRNILTAPMLNHKNETVGVLQVLNKRRGVFLAEDEALIMALAAQAAVAVENAQLYQEQELTLKSFLKTMGSAIDARDPTTAGHSERVARFAINLGKALGFNETELKMLDYSAALHDVGKIGVPDRVLLKPDKLTPEEFDEMKRHASRTKEILDNMFFARELREIPHIASTHHEKLDGSGYPSGLKSEQMTVSAKILAIADVYDALVAQDRPYKKAMTHEQAIAILEQGRDAKFDGKLLDLFKEKKLYLIERRRLPRFAVKLPFEYRPVKTAGIDKLTAETVNISATGLLLGSRKLLPLGAELEIFMRLAERDYHFIGKVVRSEQKFAMQVYYMGVAFFGITEPEQNDLSAVLAQYKKV; this is encoded by the coding sequence ATGGATAAATGTAATATTGACCGGGCGGTTTCCTCGACCATCAGGATTGACAAGCTGACCATGCTGCTGCAGGTCAGCAGCGCCCTGATGCGGGAAAAGGACATCGACCGCCTGCTTAAGCTGATAATCGAAAACGCCACGGTCATCCTGGGCGCCGAACGCAGTTCCATCTTCCTGATGGATTACGATACCAACGAGCTCTATACCAAAGTGGCCCAGCTGAAAGAGGCCTCGGAAATCAGGTTCCCGGCCGACAAGGGCATCGCCGGTTACGCGGTCAAGAATTCCTCGCTGGTCAATATCCCGGACGCCTACAAGGATGCGCGTTTTAATCCGGCCGTGGACAAGCAGACCGGATTCAAAACCCGGAACATCCTGACCGCCCCAATGCTCAACCACAAGAACGAAACGGTCGGGGTCTTGCAGGTGCTGAATAAAAGGCGGGGCGTTTTCCTGGCCGAAGACGAGGCGCTGATAATGGCCTTGGCCGCCCAGGCCGCGGTAGCCGTGGAAAACGCCCAGTTATACCAGGAACAGGAACTGACCCTGAAGAGTTTCCTCAAGACCATGGGCTCGGCCATCGATGCCCGGGACCCGACCACGGCCGGCCACTCGGAACGGGTAGCCCGCTTTGCCATCAACCTGGGCAAGGCTTTGGGCTTTAACGAAACCGAATTGAAGATGCTGGACTATTCCGCGGCCCTGCACGACGTGGGCAAGATCGGCGTGCCGGACCGGGTGCTGCTTAAACCCGACAAGCTCACGCCCGAGGAATTCGACGAGATGAAGCGCCATGCCAGCCGGACCAAGGAAATACTGGATAACATGTTCTTTGCCCGGGAACTCCGCGAGATTCCCCACATCGCCTCGACCCATCACGAGAAACTGGACGGTTCCGGTTATCCCTCTGGCCTGAAGTCGGAACAGATGACCGTCTCGGCCAAGATTCTGGCCATTGCCGACGTCTATGACGCCCTGGTGGCCCAGGACCGGCCGTATAAAAAGGCCATGACTCACGAACAGGCCATTGCCATACTGGAACAGGGCCGGGACGCCAAATTCGACGGCAAGCTCCTGGACCTGTTCAAGGAAAAGAAACTCTACCTGATTGAACGGCGTCGATTGCCCAGGTTTGCCGTTAAACTTCCCTTTGAATACCGGCCGGTAAAGACCGCCGGGATTGACAAACTCACGGCCGAGACCGTCAATATCAGCGCCACCGGCCTGTTGCTGGGCAGCCGGAAATTATTGCCGCTGGGCGCCGAACTGGAGATATTCATGCGCCTGGCGGAACGGGATTATCATTTCATCGGCAAGGTGGTCCGGTCCGAGCAGAAATTCGCCATGCAGGTATATTATATGGGCGTGGCATTCTTCGGCATAACCGAACCCGAACAGAATGACTTATCCGCGGTCCTGGCACAGTATAAGAAAGTATAA
- a CDS encoding MerR family transcriptional regulator, protein MKVADNIPAFSIAVVAQLTGTPIRMLREYEKQGLIRPKKINNRRMYTGCEVGFVKDIRYYLTERRMTISGLKEFYLRAGCWEIKRCRRPKCPAYGNIRKHCWQVVKNHKGCSPEICPFCPIFIIKTGEKNNKDANAISPMAYPEE, encoded by the coding sequence ATGAAAGTGGCTGACAACATACCGGCTTTCAGTATCGCGGTGGTGGCGCAGTTAACCGGCACGCCGATTCGCATGCTCCGGGAATACGAAAAACAGGGATTAATCAGGCCCAAGAAAATCAACAACCGCCGGATGTACACCGGCTGCGAGGTGGGATTTGTCAAGGACATCAGGTATTACCTGACCGAGCGGCGGATGACCATCAGCGGCCTGAAGGAGTTCTACCTGCGGGCCGGCTGCTGGGAGATTAAGCGCTGCCGGCGCCCCAAATGCCCGGCCTACGGCAATATCCGCAAACATTGCTGGCAGGTGGTCAAGAATCATAAAGGCTGCAGCCCGGAAATCTGCCCGTTCTGCCCGATTTTTATTATCAAGACCGGTGAAAAAAATAACAAAGACGCCAATGCGATAAGCCCAATGGCTTATCCGGAGGAATAA